The genomic region GCGCTACCGCATCGAGGTCAGCCGCACGCACGGCGGAGGCCAGAGCGCTCATCCGACGCCATCGCCACGAGGACGGCCTCGACAACCGCTACATCGCGCATCTGAAGTCAACGAGGACTTCAGCACCGTGGACCTGCCCGAGGGCACACCGGGGGACATCTTCGAAGCATCTGCGCAAGGTGGTGGGTGTGAACGGGCGCCAGCTCAGCTCACCATGCTAGGCGCCGAGGGACGCAGGCGGAGGAAGCAGCGCGACAACGGCAACTGAAACCGTCCGCGCCGCCGGAATCAAAGCCCGCCAGGCCTTCCCGCAAGACCCGGCACCAAGGCGAAACCGGGCGGAAATAGGGCCGGGCGTCATGCCGCCCGCGGGTCCGAAGGACGGCGCCGCCTCAGCCGGCCCGGATAAGTTGCCGGCCCAAAGGAGCGGTTGACGGGTGTTCGCGACTTCCACATCGAGCAGGCCGGCGGAAAACCCGCCAGGCTTGGGGGGAAGAGGCACCGTATCAGCGGCCAGGACGGCCAGGCTCTGTTTGGAGAACAGGCTGATGTGGCCGTTGCGCGGCAGGGCATACCACCAGGTGATGCGCTGCCGCGGCGCGATGGATATCGGACAGCGGGGTGTGGCGATCAGCACGCCATCCTCCGCCAGCAGGTTCGTGGTATCGGCCGTGAGCCGGTTCGTCCGCGACATGTTCGAAGATCTCATGGCCGGCGGTGATGGTCCGAACCTGCCCGCTGCATCAGCGCGCTATCAGGATTGGTATAGGGTCGCTACGCGGGGTTCGGGTGCCAGCCCGCCTGCCGCAACAGCGCGCTCCGGCCCACGCTGCCGCTACCGCATAATCCAGGAGTGACGAATGGATGCGGCGGCGTGCGATGGTGTGCTGATCCAGGCCGGTGGCGTTGCTGGAGGGGGCGTTTCTCGACGTGGTGGGATCCACCCGGATGTATTCCTCGTTATAGATCCGCGCGCGAAATCCCGAGGGCGCAGTGCTGCCGTTCCGGGGCGTAGCAATGGCCGCATCTGCCGCAAAGATAGTAATGGTAAGGGAAATGCCGCTGAGCGGGAGGTGCGTCCCCCACGACTCGGCGCAGGACTTGTTGAAATCGACGACGTCGAGCGGCGCGCAGTGTGATCCGCAGACCGGGCAGGGCAGGGCGTTCATGGTCGTCAATGGCTGTGTGATTTCGCGTCGCGGTTACGTTGCCTATCGGGGCCGGGGCCGGGGACAGATTTAAAATCTGTCCCCTATATGATCACTAAGATCACTTCACGCCGCCTTATCCTGCTCCATCGCCGGTTTGTACTGGCCGCGGCTGGCGGCGCCGTTGCACCTGGCGCGATGCAGGAACAGCCGGCGCGCGGCCTCGACGTTCGCGGCCTTGCCACGGCCCATTTGTCCATCGCCGGGTTCTGCAGCGCGCGCGTAGTAGGAGGTGACGCGCCACGGCAGGCGCAGGTCGCGGCCGAGGACATTCATCGCGTTCAGGTTCTGCGTCGCCTGCTCGTCGCCCTGGCCGCCGGACAGGAAGGCGATGCCGGGCACCGCGGCCGGCACCGTGCTGCGCAGGCAGCGCAGCGTCCACTCGGCGACCTGCTCCGGGACTGGACTGCTGCGGGCACTGCCGGCGATCACCATGCTGGGCTTCAGGATCATCCCCTCGAACAGCACGCCCTGGCGGTAGAGCTCGTCGAACACGATGCGCTGTGTCTCCAGCGTGACCTCGTAGCTGCGCTCGAGGGTGTGGTCGCCGTCGATCAGCACCTCCGGTTCGACGATCGGCACCATCGAGGCCTCCTGGCACAGGGCCGCGTAGCGCGCCAGCGCATGCGCGTTGGCCTCGATGCAGGCGCGGCTCGGGATGCCGCCGCCGATGGTGATGACCGCGCGCCACTTGCAGAAGCGCGCGCCGAGGGAGTAGTACTCGGCGAGGCGTTCGCGCAGGCCGTCGAGGCCTTCGGTGACTTTCTCGTTGGGACGCCCGGCGAGGTCCTTGGCCCCGGTGTCGACCTTGATGCCGGGGATGACGCCCTGGCGTTCCGCCAGTTTGGGAAACGGCGTGCCGTCGCCCGCCTTCTGGCGGATGGTCTCGTCGTAGAGAATCGCGCCGCTGATGTAGTCGCCGATGCCATTCGCACCGAGCAGCAGCTCCCGGTACGAGACGCGGTTCGCCTCGGTGTTGTCCACGCCCACGGCCTGCAGCCGCTTGCCGCAGGTCGGGGTGCTCTCGTCCATTGCCAGCAGGCCCTTGCCGTCCGCCACCATCGCCTGCGCCGTCTTTTCCAACTCTTGTCTGTTCATGACGCCACCTCCATGAAAAGGA from Gammaproteobacteria bacterium harbors:
- a CDS encoding fructose-bisphosphate aldolase class I, giving the protein MNRQELEKTAQAMVADGKGLLAMDESTPTCGKRLQAVGVDNTEANRVSYRELLLGANGIGDYISGAILYDETIRQKAGDGTPFPKLAERQGVIPGIKVDTGAKDLAGRPNEKVTEGLDGLRERLAEYYSLGARFCKWRAVITIGGGIPSRACIEANAHALARYAALCQEASMVPIVEPEVLIDGDHTLERSYEVTLETQRIVFDELYRQGVLFEGMILKPSMVIAGSARSSPVPEQVAEWTLRCLRSTVPAAVPGIAFLSGGQGDEQATQNLNAMNVLGRDLRLPWRVTSYYARAAEPGDGQMGRGKAANVEAARRLFLHRARCNGAASRGQYKPAMEQDKAA